One Oncorhynchus keta strain PuntledgeMale-10-30-2019 chromosome 22, Oket_V2, whole genome shotgun sequence DNA window includes the following coding sequences:
- the LOC118400881 gene encoding dynamin-1-like protein isoform X2, with the protein MEALIPVINKLQDVFNTVGADIIQLPQIAVVGTQSSGKSSVLEALVGRDLLPRGTGVVTRRPLILQLVHVDPEDRRKTSEENGVDGEEWGKFLHTKSKIYTDFDEIRLEIEAETERVSGNNKGITDEPIHLKIFSPHVVNLTLVDLPGITKVPVGDQPKDIELQIKDLIVKHISNPNSIILAVTAANTDMATSEALKVAREVDPDGRRTLAVVTKLDLMDAGTDAMDVLMGRVIPVKLGLIGVVNRSQLDINNKKTVADAIRDEYAFLQKKYPSLANRNGTKYLARTLNRLLMHHIRDCLPELKTRINVLAAQYQSLLSSYGEPVDDQSSTLLQLITKFAAEYCHTIEGTAKYIETTELCGGARICYIFHETFGRTLESVDPLGGLTTIDVLTAIRNATGPRPALFVPEVSFELLVKRQVKRLEDPSLRCVELVHEEMQRIIQHCSNYSTQELLRFPKLHDAIVEVVTSLLRKRLPVTNEMVHNLVAIELAYINTKHPDFADACGLMNNNIEEQRRNRMRELPSSVPREKSFKGPGGQSLSPTELPPPEGEGPKAAGGGPQGDQDGGTGNWRGMLKKGDEGMGGSMLQTSNPASPQRGHAVNLLDVPVPVSRKLSSREQRDCEVIERLIKSYFLIVRKNIQDSVPKAVMHFLVNHVKDSLQSELVGQLYKAGLLDDLLTESEDMAQRRNEAADMLKALQKASQVIAEIRETHLW; encoded by the exons ATGGAGGCCCTTATCCCTGTCATAAATAAATTACAAGATGTGTTTAATACAGTTGGCGCAGACATTATCCAGCTACCGCAGATTGCTGTTGTTGGAACGCAG AGCAGTGGGAAGAGTTCGGTGCTAGAGGCTCTGGTGGGCAGAGACCTTCTGCCCCGTGGTACTGGTGTTGTCACCCGTCGGCCCCTCATCCTCCAGCTGGTCCACGTGGACCCAGAGGACCGCAGGAAGACCAGCGAGGAGAATG GCGTCGATGGAGAGGAATGGGGCAAGTTTCTACACACCAAAAGCAAG ATCTACACGGACTTCGATGAAATCAGGCTTGAGATCGAAGCTGAAACCGAAAGAGTTTCTGGCAATAACAAG GGAATCACTGATGAACCCATTCACCTGAAGATCTTCTCCCCTCACGTAGTCAACCTCACACTAGTGGATCTGCCAGGTATCACAAAG GTCCCAGTGGGAGACCAGCCCAAAGACATCGAGCTGCAGATCAAAGACTTGATCGTGAAGCACATCTCTAACCCCAACTCTATCATCCTGGCTGTGACTGCGGCCAACACAGACATGGCCACTTCAGAGGCTCTCAAAGTTGCCCGCGAGGTCGACCCCGACG GCAGGAGGACGTTAGCGGTGGTGACCAAACTGGACCTGATGGACGCTGGGACCGATGCCATGGACGTTCTGATGGGCCGGGTCATCCCTGTTAAGCTTGGCCTCATTGGCGTGGTCAACAG GAGTCAGTTGGACATCAACAATAAGAAGACAGTGGCCGACGCCATCCGTGATGAATATGCCTTCCTACAGAAGAAGTATCCCTCCCTCGCCAACAGAAACGGAACCAAATACCTGGCTAGAACATTGAACAG ATTGTTGATGCACCACATCAGAGACTGTCTCCCGGAGCTAAAGACTCGTATCAACGTGCTGGCGGCCCAGTACCAGTCCCTGCTGAGCAGCTATGGTGAACCTGTAGATGACCAGAGCTCCACACTGCTCCAGCTTATCACGAAGTTTGCTGCAGAGTACTGCCACACCATCGAGGGCACCGCCAAGTACATAGAGACAACAGAGTT GTGTGGTGGAGCGCGAATCTGTTATATTTTCCATGAGACTTTTGGTCGGACGCTGGAGTCTGTTGACCCACTAGGAGGTCTGACCACCATAGACGTGTTGACAGCTATTAGGAATGCTACG ggcccgcGGCCTGCCCTGTTTGTGCCCGAGGTGTCGTTTGAGCTGCTTGTGAAGAGACAGGTAAAGAGACTGGAGGATCCCAGTCTGCGCTGTGTAGAGCTGGTCCACGAGGAGATGCAGAGGATCATCCAACACTGCTCcaactacagcacacag gaGCTGTTGAGGTTTCCAAAGCTCCACGATGCCATAGTAGAAGTGGTCACGTCCCTCCTCAGGAAACGGTTACCGGTCACCAATGAGATG GTTCACAACCTGGTGGCCATAGAGTTGGCCTATATTAACACCAAGCACCCTGACTTTGCTGATGCCTGTGGCCTCATGAACAACAACATAGAG GAACAGAGACGCAACAGAATGAGAGAGCTTCCGTCCTCGGTTCCCAGGGAAAAG tcctttAAGGGCCCAGGTGGtcagtctctctcccccactgagcTTCCTCCCCCCGAGGGAGAGGGACCCAAG GCTGCAGGTGGGGGTCCCCAGGGGGATCAGGATGGAGGGACAGGGAACTGGAGGGGCATGCTGAAGAAGGGAGATGAGGGGATGGGTGGATCCATGCTCCAGACCTCCAACCCTGCCAGCCCTCAGAGGGGCCACGCTGTCAACCTGCTGGATGTG CCTGTTCCCGTTTCCAGGAAGCTGTCTTCTCGAGAGCAGAGGGACTGTGAGGTCATCGAGAGACTCATCAAGTCCTACTTCCTCATCGTCAGGAAAAACATCCAGGACAG CGTGCCCAAGGCGGTGATGCACTTCTTAGTGAACCATGTGAAAGACAGCCTGCAGAGTGAGCTGGTGGGTCAGCTGTATAAGGCAGGTCTGTTAGATGACCTGCTCACTGAGTCTGAAGACATGGCCCAGAGACGCAATGAGGCTGCAGACATGCTCaag GCCTTGCAGAAAGCCAGTCAGGTGATTGCTGAGATCAGAGAAACACACCTGTGGTGA
- the LOC118400881 gene encoding dynamin-1-like protein isoform X3, producing MEALIPVINKLQDVFNTVGADIIQLPQIAVVGTQSSGKSSVLEALVGRDLLPRGTGVVTRRPLILQLVHVDPEDRRKTSEENDPNAWKNGRYYKGVDGEEWGKFLHTKSKIYTDFDEIRLEIEAETERVSGNNKGITDEPIHLKIFSPHVVNLTLVDLPGITKVPVGDQPKDIELQIKDLIVKHISNPNSIILAVTAANTDMATSEALKVAREVDPDGRRTLAVVTKLDLMDAGTDAMDVLMGRVIPVKLGLIGVVNRSQLDINNKKTVADAIRDEYAFLQKKYPSLANRNGTKYLARTLNRLLMHHIRDCLPELKTRINVLAAQYQSLLSSYGEPVDDQSSTLLQLITKFAAEYCHTIEGTAKYIETTELCGGARICYIFHETFGRTLESVDPLGGLTTIDVLTAIRNATGPRPALFVPEVSFELLVKRQVKRLEDPSLRCVELVHEEMQRIIQHCSNYSTQELLRFPKLHDAIVEVVTSLLRKRLPVTNEMVHNLVAIELAYINTKHPDFADACGLMNNNIEEQRRNRMRELPSSVPREKAAGGGPQGDQDGGTGNWRGMLKKGDEGMGGSMLQTSNPASPQRGHAVNLLDVPVPVSRKLSSREQRDCEVIERLIKSYFLIVRKNIQDSVPKAVMHFLVNHVKDSLQSELVGQLYKAGLLDDLLTESEDMAQRRNEAADMLKALQKASQVIAEIRETHLW from the exons ATGGAGGCCCTTATCCCTGTCATAAATAAATTACAAGATGTGTTTAATACAGTTGGCGCAGACATTATCCAGCTACCGCAGATTGCTGTTGTTGGAACGCAG AGCAGTGGGAAGAGTTCGGTGCTAGAGGCTCTGGTGGGCAGAGACCTTCTGCCCCGTGGTACTGGTGTTGTCACCCGTCGGCCCCTCATCCTCCAGCTGGTCCACGTGGACCCAGAGGACCGCAGGAAGACCAGCGAGGAGAATG ACCCCAATGCCTGGAAAAACGGGCGCTATTACAAAG GCGTCGATGGAGAGGAATGGGGCAAGTTTCTACACACCAAAAGCAAG ATCTACACGGACTTCGATGAAATCAGGCTTGAGATCGAAGCTGAAACCGAAAGAGTTTCTGGCAATAACAAG GGAATCACTGATGAACCCATTCACCTGAAGATCTTCTCCCCTCACGTAGTCAACCTCACACTAGTGGATCTGCCAGGTATCACAAAG GTCCCAGTGGGAGACCAGCCCAAAGACATCGAGCTGCAGATCAAAGACTTGATCGTGAAGCACATCTCTAACCCCAACTCTATCATCCTGGCTGTGACTGCGGCCAACACAGACATGGCCACTTCAGAGGCTCTCAAAGTTGCCCGCGAGGTCGACCCCGACG GCAGGAGGACGTTAGCGGTGGTGACCAAACTGGACCTGATGGACGCTGGGACCGATGCCATGGACGTTCTGATGGGCCGGGTCATCCCTGTTAAGCTTGGCCTCATTGGCGTGGTCAACAG GAGTCAGTTGGACATCAACAATAAGAAGACAGTGGCCGACGCCATCCGTGATGAATATGCCTTCCTACAGAAGAAGTATCCCTCCCTCGCCAACAGAAACGGAACCAAATACCTGGCTAGAACATTGAACAG ATTGTTGATGCACCACATCAGAGACTGTCTCCCGGAGCTAAAGACTCGTATCAACGTGCTGGCGGCCCAGTACCAGTCCCTGCTGAGCAGCTATGGTGAACCTGTAGATGACCAGAGCTCCACACTGCTCCAGCTTATCACGAAGTTTGCTGCAGAGTACTGCCACACCATCGAGGGCACCGCCAAGTACATAGAGACAACAGAGTT GTGTGGTGGAGCGCGAATCTGTTATATTTTCCATGAGACTTTTGGTCGGACGCTGGAGTCTGTTGACCCACTAGGAGGTCTGACCACCATAGACGTGTTGACAGCTATTAGGAATGCTACG ggcccgcGGCCTGCCCTGTTTGTGCCCGAGGTGTCGTTTGAGCTGCTTGTGAAGAGACAGGTAAAGAGACTGGAGGATCCCAGTCTGCGCTGTGTAGAGCTGGTCCACGAGGAGATGCAGAGGATCATCCAACACTGCTCcaactacagcacacag gaGCTGTTGAGGTTTCCAAAGCTCCACGATGCCATAGTAGAAGTGGTCACGTCCCTCCTCAGGAAACGGTTACCGGTCACCAATGAGATG GTTCACAACCTGGTGGCCATAGAGTTGGCCTATATTAACACCAAGCACCCTGACTTTGCTGATGCCTGTGGCCTCATGAACAACAACATAGAG GAACAGAGACGCAACAGAATGAGAGAGCTTCCGTCCTCGGTTCCCAGGGAAAAG GCTGCAGGTGGGGGTCCCCAGGGGGATCAGGATGGAGGGACAGGGAACTGGAGGGGCATGCTGAAGAAGGGAGATGAGGGGATGGGTGGATCCATGCTCCAGACCTCCAACCCTGCCAGCCCTCAGAGGGGCCACGCTGTCAACCTGCTGGATGTG CCTGTTCCCGTTTCCAGGAAGCTGTCTTCTCGAGAGCAGAGGGACTGTGAGGTCATCGAGAGACTCATCAAGTCCTACTTCCTCATCGTCAGGAAAAACATCCAGGACAG CGTGCCCAAGGCGGTGATGCACTTCTTAGTGAACCATGTGAAAGACAGCCTGCAGAGTGAGCTGGTGGGTCAGCTGTATAAGGCAGGTCTGTTAGATGACCTGCTCACTGAGTCTGAAGACATGGCCCAGAGACGCAATGAGGCTGCAGACATGCTCaag GCCTTGCAGAAAGCCAGTCAGGTGATTGCTGAGATCAGAGAAACACACCTGTGGTGA
- the LOC118400881 gene encoding dynamin-1-like protein isoform X4: MEALIPVINKLQDVFNTVGADIIQLPQIAVVGTQSSGKSSVLEALVGRDLLPRGTGVVTRRPLILQLVHVDPEDRRKTSEENGVDGEEWGKFLHTKSKIYTDFDEIRLEIEAETERVSGNNKGITDEPIHLKIFSPHVVNLTLVDLPGITKVPVGDQPKDIELQIKDLIVKHISNPNSIILAVTAANTDMATSEALKVAREVDPDGRRTLAVVTKLDLMDAGTDAMDVLMGRVIPVKLGLIGVVNRSQLDINNKKTVADAIRDEYAFLQKKYPSLANRNGTKYLARTLNRLLMHHIRDCLPELKTRINVLAAQYQSLLSSYGEPVDDQSSTLLQLITKFAAEYCHTIEGTAKYIETTELCGGARICYIFHETFGRTLESVDPLGGLTTIDVLTAIRNATGPRPALFVPEVSFELLVKRQVKRLEDPSLRCVELVHEEMQRIIQHCSNYSTQELLRFPKLHDAIVEVVTSLLRKRLPVTNEMVHNLVAIELAYINTKHPDFADACGLMNNNIEEQRRNRMRELPSSVPREKAAGGGPQGDQDGGTGNWRGMLKKGDEGMGGSMLQTSNPASPQRGHAVNLLDVPVPVSRKLSSREQRDCEVIERLIKSYFLIVRKNIQDSVPKAVMHFLVNHVKDSLQSELVGQLYKAGLLDDLLTESEDMAQRRNEAADMLKALQKASQVIAEIRETHLW; encoded by the exons ATGGAGGCCCTTATCCCTGTCATAAATAAATTACAAGATGTGTTTAATACAGTTGGCGCAGACATTATCCAGCTACCGCAGATTGCTGTTGTTGGAACGCAG AGCAGTGGGAAGAGTTCGGTGCTAGAGGCTCTGGTGGGCAGAGACCTTCTGCCCCGTGGTACTGGTGTTGTCACCCGTCGGCCCCTCATCCTCCAGCTGGTCCACGTGGACCCAGAGGACCGCAGGAAGACCAGCGAGGAGAATG GCGTCGATGGAGAGGAATGGGGCAAGTTTCTACACACCAAAAGCAAG ATCTACACGGACTTCGATGAAATCAGGCTTGAGATCGAAGCTGAAACCGAAAGAGTTTCTGGCAATAACAAG GGAATCACTGATGAACCCATTCACCTGAAGATCTTCTCCCCTCACGTAGTCAACCTCACACTAGTGGATCTGCCAGGTATCACAAAG GTCCCAGTGGGAGACCAGCCCAAAGACATCGAGCTGCAGATCAAAGACTTGATCGTGAAGCACATCTCTAACCCCAACTCTATCATCCTGGCTGTGACTGCGGCCAACACAGACATGGCCACTTCAGAGGCTCTCAAAGTTGCCCGCGAGGTCGACCCCGACG GCAGGAGGACGTTAGCGGTGGTGACCAAACTGGACCTGATGGACGCTGGGACCGATGCCATGGACGTTCTGATGGGCCGGGTCATCCCTGTTAAGCTTGGCCTCATTGGCGTGGTCAACAG GAGTCAGTTGGACATCAACAATAAGAAGACAGTGGCCGACGCCATCCGTGATGAATATGCCTTCCTACAGAAGAAGTATCCCTCCCTCGCCAACAGAAACGGAACCAAATACCTGGCTAGAACATTGAACAG ATTGTTGATGCACCACATCAGAGACTGTCTCCCGGAGCTAAAGACTCGTATCAACGTGCTGGCGGCCCAGTACCAGTCCCTGCTGAGCAGCTATGGTGAACCTGTAGATGACCAGAGCTCCACACTGCTCCAGCTTATCACGAAGTTTGCTGCAGAGTACTGCCACACCATCGAGGGCACCGCCAAGTACATAGAGACAACAGAGTT GTGTGGTGGAGCGCGAATCTGTTATATTTTCCATGAGACTTTTGGTCGGACGCTGGAGTCTGTTGACCCACTAGGAGGTCTGACCACCATAGACGTGTTGACAGCTATTAGGAATGCTACG ggcccgcGGCCTGCCCTGTTTGTGCCCGAGGTGTCGTTTGAGCTGCTTGTGAAGAGACAGGTAAAGAGACTGGAGGATCCCAGTCTGCGCTGTGTAGAGCTGGTCCACGAGGAGATGCAGAGGATCATCCAACACTGCTCcaactacagcacacag gaGCTGTTGAGGTTTCCAAAGCTCCACGATGCCATAGTAGAAGTGGTCACGTCCCTCCTCAGGAAACGGTTACCGGTCACCAATGAGATG GTTCACAACCTGGTGGCCATAGAGTTGGCCTATATTAACACCAAGCACCCTGACTTTGCTGATGCCTGTGGCCTCATGAACAACAACATAGAG GAACAGAGACGCAACAGAATGAGAGAGCTTCCGTCCTCGGTTCCCAGGGAAAAG GCTGCAGGTGGGGGTCCCCAGGGGGATCAGGATGGAGGGACAGGGAACTGGAGGGGCATGCTGAAGAAGGGAGATGAGGGGATGGGTGGATCCATGCTCCAGACCTCCAACCCTGCCAGCCCTCAGAGGGGCCACGCTGTCAACCTGCTGGATGTG CCTGTTCCCGTTTCCAGGAAGCTGTCTTCTCGAGAGCAGAGGGACTGTGAGGTCATCGAGAGACTCATCAAGTCCTACTTCCTCATCGTCAGGAAAAACATCCAGGACAG CGTGCCCAAGGCGGTGATGCACTTCTTAGTGAACCATGTGAAAGACAGCCTGCAGAGTGAGCTGGTGGGTCAGCTGTATAAGGCAGGTCTGTTAGATGACCTGCTCACTGAGTCTGAAGACATGGCCCAGAGACGCAATGAGGCTGCAGACATGCTCaag GCCTTGCAGAAAGCCAGTCAGGTGATTGCTGAGATCAGAGAAACACACCTGTGGTGA
- the LOC118400881 gene encoding dynamin-1-like protein isoform X1 yields MEALIPVINKLQDVFNTVGADIIQLPQIAVVGTQSSGKSSVLEALVGRDLLPRGTGVVTRRPLILQLVHVDPEDRRKTSEENDPNAWKNGRYYKGVDGEEWGKFLHTKSKIYTDFDEIRLEIEAETERVSGNNKGITDEPIHLKIFSPHVVNLTLVDLPGITKVPVGDQPKDIELQIKDLIVKHISNPNSIILAVTAANTDMATSEALKVAREVDPDGRRTLAVVTKLDLMDAGTDAMDVLMGRVIPVKLGLIGVVNRSQLDINNKKTVADAIRDEYAFLQKKYPSLANRNGTKYLARTLNRLLMHHIRDCLPELKTRINVLAAQYQSLLSSYGEPVDDQSSTLLQLITKFAAEYCHTIEGTAKYIETTELCGGARICYIFHETFGRTLESVDPLGGLTTIDVLTAIRNATGPRPALFVPEVSFELLVKRQVKRLEDPSLRCVELVHEEMQRIIQHCSNYSTQELLRFPKLHDAIVEVVTSLLRKRLPVTNEMVHNLVAIELAYINTKHPDFADACGLMNNNIEEQRRNRMRELPSSVPREKSFKGPGGQSLSPTELPPPEGEGPKAAGGGPQGDQDGGTGNWRGMLKKGDEGMGGSMLQTSNPASPQRGHAVNLLDVPVPVSRKLSSREQRDCEVIERLIKSYFLIVRKNIQDSVPKAVMHFLVNHVKDSLQSELVGQLYKAGLLDDLLTESEDMAQRRNEAADMLKALQKASQVIAEIRETHLW; encoded by the exons ATGGAGGCCCTTATCCCTGTCATAAATAAATTACAAGATGTGTTTAATACAGTTGGCGCAGACATTATCCAGCTACCGCAGATTGCTGTTGTTGGAACGCAG AGCAGTGGGAAGAGTTCGGTGCTAGAGGCTCTGGTGGGCAGAGACCTTCTGCCCCGTGGTACTGGTGTTGTCACCCGTCGGCCCCTCATCCTCCAGCTGGTCCACGTGGACCCAGAGGACCGCAGGAAGACCAGCGAGGAGAATG ACCCCAATGCCTGGAAAAACGGGCGCTATTACAAAG GCGTCGATGGAGAGGAATGGGGCAAGTTTCTACACACCAAAAGCAAG ATCTACACGGACTTCGATGAAATCAGGCTTGAGATCGAAGCTGAAACCGAAAGAGTTTCTGGCAATAACAAG GGAATCACTGATGAACCCATTCACCTGAAGATCTTCTCCCCTCACGTAGTCAACCTCACACTAGTGGATCTGCCAGGTATCACAAAG GTCCCAGTGGGAGACCAGCCCAAAGACATCGAGCTGCAGATCAAAGACTTGATCGTGAAGCACATCTCTAACCCCAACTCTATCATCCTGGCTGTGACTGCGGCCAACACAGACATGGCCACTTCAGAGGCTCTCAAAGTTGCCCGCGAGGTCGACCCCGACG GCAGGAGGACGTTAGCGGTGGTGACCAAACTGGACCTGATGGACGCTGGGACCGATGCCATGGACGTTCTGATGGGCCGGGTCATCCCTGTTAAGCTTGGCCTCATTGGCGTGGTCAACAG GAGTCAGTTGGACATCAACAATAAGAAGACAGTGGCCGACGCCATCCGTGATGAATATGCCTTCCTACAGAAGAAGTATCCCTCCCTCGCCAACAGAAACGGAACCAAATACCTGGCTAGAACATTGAACAG ATTGTTGATGCACCACATCAGAGACTGTCTCCCGGAGCTAAAGACTCGTATCAACGTGCTGGCGGCCCAGTACCAGTCCCTGCTGAGCAGCTATGGTGAACCTGTAGATGACCAGAGCTCCACACTGCTCCAGCTTATCACGAAGTTTGCTGCAGAGTACTGCCACACCATCGAGGGCACCGCCAAGTACATAGAGACAACAGAGTT GTGTGGTGGAGCGCGAATCTGTTATATTTTCCATGAGACTTTTGGTCGGACGCTGGAGTCTGTTGACCCACTAGGAGGTCTGACCACCATAGACGTGTTGACAGCTATTAGGAATGCTACG ggcccgcGGCCTGCCCTGTTTGTGCCCGAGGTGTCGTTTGAGCTGCTTGTGAAGAGACAGGTAAAGAGACTGGAGGATCCCAGTCTGCGCTGTGTAGAGCTGGTCCACGAGGAGATGCAGAGGATCATCCAACACTGCTCcaactacagcacacag gaGCTGTTGAGGTTTCCAAAGCTCCACGATGCCATAGTAGAAGTGGTCACGTCCCTCCTCAGGAAACGGTTACCGGTCACCAATGAGATG GTTCACAACCTGGTGGCCATAGAGTTGGCCTATATTAACACCAAGCACCCTGACTTTGCTGATGCCTGTGGCCTCATGAACAACAACATAGAG GAACAGAGACGCAACAGAATGAGAGAGCTTCCGTCCTCGGTTCCCAGGGAAAAG tcctttAAGGGCCCAGGTGGtcagtctctctcccccactgagcTTCCTCCCCCCGAGGGAGAGGGACCCAAG GCTGCAGGTGGGGGTCCCCAGGGGGATCAGGATGGAGGGACAGGGAACTGGAGGGGCATGCTGAAGAAGGGAGATGAGGGGATGGGTGGATCCATGCTCCAGACCTCCAACCCTGCCAGCCCTCAGAGGGGCCACGCTGTCAACCTGCTGGATGTG CCTGTTCCCGTTTCCAGGAAGCTGTCTTCTCGAGAGCAGAGGGACTGTGAGGTCATCGAGAGACTCATCAAGTCCTACTTCCTCATCGTCAGGAAAAACATCCAGGACAG CGTGCCCAAGGCGGTGATGCACTTCTTAGTGAACCATGTGAAAGACAGCCTGCAGAGTGAGCTGGTGGGTCAGCTGTATAAGGCAGGTCTGTTAGATGACCTGCTCACTGAGTCTGAAGACATGGCCCAGAGACGCAATGAGGCTGCAGACATGCTCaag GCCTTGCAGAAAGCCAGTCAGGTGATTGCTGAGATCAGAGAAACACACCTGTGGTGA